The Arachis hypogaea cultivar Tifrunner chromosome 19, arahy.Tifrunner.gnm2.J5K5, whole genome shotgun sequence genome has a window encoding:
- the LOC112775177 gene encoding uncharacterized protein, which produces MEETKVVTLKPIEATPSTFKDYGQVIEASPDGDEFGPHDAQLDLSKGIPRFYIMHIENRPLKFSNITHHASVTQCLGSIGGHAWYLGVAKPSIVESDELKDNTGKKIVQSRCGHSYVPPAIDDVQIFKVSGSKFLKLNRGTWHAGPIFKEDAMDFYNLELSNTNVIDHTTHSFKKDNGVVFLIDD; this is translated from the exons ATGGAGGAGACGAAGGTGGTGACGCTGAAGCCAATCGAAGCAACTCCGTCGACCTTCAAAGACTACGGTCAGGTCATCGAGGCTTCGCCGGACGGCGACGAGTTCGGCCCCCATGATGCTCAGTTGGACCTTTCCAAAGGGATTCCCAG GTTTTACATCATGCATATCGAAAATCGTCCGCTGAAGTTTTCGAATATTACACATCATGCAAGTGTGACACAATGCCTTGGTTCTATTGGTGGCCATGCTTGGTATCTTGGAGTTGCTAAGCCATCCATTGTTGAATCGGACGAACTCAAGGATAACACCGGAAAGAAGATTGTGCAATCACGATGTGGCCATTCGTACGTGCCTCCTGCCATTGATGATGTCCAAATCTTCAAGGTTTCTGGCTCCAAATTTCTTAAGCTTAATCGCGGGACATGGCATGCTGGCCCTATATTTAAAGAAGATGCAATGGACTTCTACAATCTGGAATTGAGCAATACAAAT GTGATTGATCATACCACACACAGCTTCAAGAAAGATAATGGAGTGGTCTTTTTGATCGATGATTAA
- the LOC112775176 gene encoding protein GET4 — MSRHRSRRLELPPAQENIEKLEKVINEGNCYGAQQMYKSISARYVSAERYSEALDILHSGACLQLTHGQVTCGAELASMYVETLVKGKIPYDEKTLDLVKKIYQAFPRVPLPQHLWDVDDVQQLSEDIGTAKARVEGCSSFLKAAIRWSAEYGADSNGSPELHIMLAEYIYSESPEADIGKVTYHFTRGNDPKKFASTLVNFLGKCYPGEDDLAIARAVLRYLSQGNLRDANLLVEEVKTQIESTEIEFPKSELMQFITYLLQTMERDALPLFNMLRVNYKSSIDREPAFHEMLDDIAEKFFGVQRRNPMGMFGDIFKLMGSAE; from the exons ATGTCGCGGCATAGATCCAGAAGATTAGAACTACCTCCGGCTCAAGAG AATATTGAAAAATTGGAGAAAGTTATAAATGAGGGCAACTGTTATGGGGCTCAACAAATGTACAAATCGATTAGTGCCAG ATATGTATCTGCTGAGAGGTATTCTGAAGCATTAGATATCCTACATTCAGGAGCTTGCCTTCAATTGACTCATGGGCAG GTTACATGCGGAGCAGAGCTTGCTTCAATGTATGTGGAGACCTTGGTGAAAGGGAAAATTCCTTATGATGAAAAAACACTTG ATCTTGTCAAGAAAATCTATCAGGCATTTCCTCGGGTTCCACTGCCACAACACTTGTGGGATGTTGATGATGTGCAGCAGCTTTCTGAAGACATCGGAACGGCAAAGGCACGTGTTGAAGGCTGTTCCTCATTCTTAAAAGCTGCTATCAG ATGGTCAGCCGAATATGGAGCAGATAGTAATGGATCTCCTGAACTGCACATTATGCTAGCCGAATACATATATTCGGAAAGTCCTGAAGCG GATATAGGTAAAGTAACATATCATTTTACGAGAGGAAATGATCCAAAGAAGTTTGCTTCTACTCTGGTGAACTTTCTGGGCAAG TGCTATCCTGGTGAAGATGATCTGGCGATTGCTCGAGCGGTTTTAAG GTATTTGTCTCAAGGTAATTTGAGAGATGCCAACCTACTAGTTGAAGAGGTAAAGACACAAATCGAATCCACCGAGATTGAGTTCCCAAAGTCAGAGTTAATGCAGTTCATCACTTATCTTTTGCAAAC GATGGAGAGAGATGCTTTGCCTCTTTTTAATATGTTGAGAGTAAATTATAAGTCAAGTATTGACAGGGAACCTGCATTCCATGAG ATGCTAGATGACATTGCAGAGAAGTTTTTTGGAGTACAGAGAAGGAATCCCATGGGGATGTTTGGAGATATATTCAAG TTGATGGGGTCTGCTGAATGA
- the LOC112775179 gene encoding glutamyl-tRNA(Gln) amidotransferase subunit C, chloroplastic/mitochondrial: MGGVGAMVKGASYSYAVFCGSFLRSPRLSFSIHNKKKKLLKFRSFSSKSTCSSLQPPDVSRLAKTAQISLTPDEIEEFAPKIQQVIDWFGQLQDVDLQSVEPSIRAETENNLRDNVPETFDHRDAMIGAVPSYEDPYIKVPRVLSMD; this comes from the exons ATGGGTGGCGTTGGTGCTATGGTGAAGGGAGCTTCATATTCATATGCTGTGTTTTGTGGTAGCTTTTTGAGGTCTCCGAGGTTAAGCTTTAGCATTCAtaacaagaagaagaagttgtTGAAGTTCAGGAGCTTCTCATCAAAGAGCACATGTTCCTCTCTCCAACCACCAGATGTGTCTCGTTTGGCAAAAACAGCTCAAATTTCTCTCACCCCAGATGag ATTGAAGAATTTGCTCCAAAGATTCAACAGGTGATTGACTG GTTTGGGCAGCTTCAAGATGTTGATCTCCAAAGTGTTGAGCCCTCCATTAGAGCAG AGACCGAAAACAATTTGCGCGACAATGTTCCGGAAACATTTGATCACAG GGATGCGATGATTGGTGCTGTTCCAAGCTATGAGGACCCGTATATTAAAGTTCCAAGGGTCTTAAGTATGGACTAA